The Aspergillus fumigatus Af293 chromosome 7, whole genome shotgun sequence genome includes the window CCAGACCCTGCGTGGCTAGTACGGATCGAGTTTGTAATTTCGCTTGAATGGACATGAGTCGATGCAGCCCAACTTTGGCTTCTTGAGCCTGCGGGGTAAGCGGCTCAATACTGCCTAGAATCCCAAGAGCAACTCCAGCGGTGAACGTATGGATGCTAACAAAGGCAGCGGCATAGGTTTCAGAGACAAGCTCGAGAATCGGGCTGTTCGCGAGTTCCGATAGGCTCATACCTGCATCATGGCACGCTTTCATTGATTTTAAAAATGGATTTTCTTGAATGTCAAAATAAGACATATCATCCCGCTTGTCGGTAGATTTGGTCACGAGCTTGAACGACAGAAGCGGCCTGTGAACTAGAATCATGGTGTTTTCATAGGCAAGTTCAAGTGCTAAGGCCTGAAGATGATAGATATGATTGTCGAATCGAACCCCCGATGCACCGATGTCTCGATCAAATTCTTCCAATGATGAATAGCTCACGCTGGTAGAAGCAACCGTCTCCCACCGTAGTTTGGGAGGGATTTCAGCTCGCCAGTCCCGAAGCCTTGCATCTAGTTTCGCTACCCTTATAACGACTGCGCGTAACCTCGAGCCAGACTCACCAGGAGCCTTGTTGTTGTTCACTAAACCTGGTCCAAACCCATAGAGCTCGCTGAGGACCGACTTTGTAAGCACCGATAGTTTGGACATGTAATATTTGTAGGCCAAAAGCGTGGTCTCGCATCTCAGTGGTTCATCAAAGGATACAGGTGATGGAGCATTCCGCAGCTTTGCCGACGGATTCAATGGCTCAACATCACAGTCTGCATCTCCGATGCTGTGAGGATAGCCGTATGACATCGAGCAGAACGTCTCTATCTCGTAGATCGCCCACCAGCAACGTTTCCTCGTTTCGTTCTGGTTACGCTCAGCGGGAGTTAATGGTAAAGTGGCATGTTCTTTTTTGCGATGCAGGTTGAGCGACTGGGCAACCCGAAGGCCACAGCCGCAGACCGGCCATGCTAGCCGAGGAGCACCGTGGAAGAGATAGTATGTTCCTAATAGGACGCACGTTTGAACAACTTCCAACGACCCAACCGAGATGATATCCAGCAAACTGGATTTGATGGCTTTTAGAATGCGTTGCTTGAGCGCCTCAGGTTCGACCTTATATCGAGCTAGGAGACGTTGCCGATAGGGTCCTGTATAGTGTGCTCCAATAGCTATGACCATCAAAAAAGTGCTGAGAAAGCCCAGATCATTGCAAACTTCATTGGGGCCATCTGATTGTGTTTCATACAGGTGTGGCCAGTTCTGACGAAAGTCATCCTGCTGAAAGATGAGCATAAACCAGTGAACTCGGTCAAAATAGGTATCGACGAGTAGCTCAGAAGCTTCATAAAGCGGCAACAGTGATCTGAGATCCGTCAAAGTTGGTGACGAGGACATGGGACGTAGTGTTCGTCTTCTTGTCTCTGTACCGCAAGGTGAACGGGTGCCTGGCTCAATGGTTTTCTCCCCGGCAGTGTCCTGCATGGCGCCTCCAGGAATGGCGTCTATTGTCGGATCACGGGGGGTTGCGACATGGTGTAATTGAAATGCCTGTATCTTTTTATTAGAAACCACAGTGGTTTAAATGGATAGGGTCTCTCACTCCATCAACTAAAGACAGGGTCGAGCTCGAATTCCATATCGGACGATGAATGCTGTTATGAAGCCCATCCGTAGAAGAACCAGCATCTGTTAGTTCATCTGGAGCAGGATCTGCTCCTCTATGGCAAATCTGAGCTTGTTCTGAAGAGTTTCCACTCGCATCAGGAAGCGCTTTCCGTGATCGTTTACATTGTGGTTCGCCGCTAGACAGCTGGCGATGTTGGTAGACTCTCCACCGGCTGGTCGTGGCTGGGAGACAATCTGCCCCAGCTCTAGAGCACAGTGTGCAAGGACGGTTCACATCACACTAGAGAATACACCTTAGTCTAAGTTTGACGACAGAGGAGGGATAATGACCTTCAATTTCTGGCGGCGACATCTTTGGCACGCGGTCGGCACCTTCCTTGGAGTTTTTGTGGAGACTCTTGAAACTTCATTCTCCATCTCAACCAGTCATCAGAAAGATAGGCAGATCCAGTATGGAGCTGTCATATTCCAGTTCTCTTGTGTACAGAACCATAACACGTAGTTGTGGGGGGGAAGGGAGGGGGCCAAGTTCTGTATGGGATAAACGTCGATGTTCACGCTTATCAGGTTTGGTGCCTGAGGTGTCAAGTCAGTCTGCCGGCTAACACTTTAGTTTGCTGAATCTGGACCAACATTCTATGAATGATTGTAGAGATTCAGTGATCCATCTTCTGACATAGTGATTAATTTCTGTTGATATGTAGCCACATAAATTAGGAATGTGGCTGCAGGTGTGCCATGACAGTTTCTTGTTCGTTTATCGGTCCATCAGGATATATTATACCGTCCCGGGTGCTGGAATGACATTGATATCACCAAAGTTCCAGGTATGAAACTACCCTTTTATAGAGCAGATCTAGCTTTGTATCGCAATCTAATAACTCCTCGGCAATTGCAATACCTTTTCACTCACATAATTCAATATCATCTCCCGACTCACCGGGGCAATCCGAGGGACTAGACATTCCCTCAG containing:
- a CDS encoding transcription factor domain-containing protein, with amino-acid sequence MENEVSRVSTKTPRKVPTACQRCRRQKLKCDVNRPCTLCSRAGADCLPATTSRWRVYQHRQLSSGEPQCKRSRKALPDASGNSSEQAQICHRGADPAPDELTDAGSSTDGLHNSIHRPIWNSSSTLSLVDGAFQLHHVATPRDPTIDAIPGGAMQDTAGEKTIEPGTRSPCGTETRRRTLRPMSSSPTLTDLRSLLPLYEASELLVDTYFDRVHWFMLIFQQDDFRQNWPHLYETQSDGPNEVCNDLGFLSTFLMVIAIGAHYTGPYRQRLLARYKVEPEALKQRILKAIKSSLLDIISVGSLEVVQTCVLLGTYYLFHGAPRLAWPVCGCGLRVAQSLNLHRKKEHATLPLTPAERNQNETRKRCWWAIYEIETFCSMSYGYPHSIGDADCDVEPLNPSAKLRNAPSPVSFDEPLRCETTLLAYKYYMSKLSVLTKSVLSELYGFGPGLVNNNKAPGESGSRLRAVVIRVAKLDARLRDWRAEIPPKLRWETVASTSVSYSSLEEFDRDIGASGVRFDNHIYHLQALALELAYENTMILVHRPLLSFKLVTKSTDKRDDMSYFDIQENPFLKSMKACHDAGMSLSELANSPILELVSETYAAAFVSIHTFTAGVALGILGSIEPLTPQAQEAKVGLHRLMSIQAKLQTRSVLATQGLDILQRLTKLVLDKELSMMLDVSKPIRWPEQHSGVEGDVGALQTSTLSPKPSSSDQRTRTLPHDAAGAIMPTDAPLTMSDSRDTQETESQKAAPDRNSLGNFTHLQYIEDASVSEALHDFDQVLSTYVNSSWADPDQLVTDTSHVRTLDDEGSSMLEQTWIWGPDTLPRYD